TAGACTGGAATTTCCCCGTTTTGGTTTCCGACGTAGTCATGATGGGCCGCTACGGGAGGATGAATTTCCTGCGCATCCCCAGCAAACAAGACCGCGCTATTGTGGCGGAATCGCTGGAGCGCGTCGGGCTCTCGACACTGCAACATCGCCAGATCGGTGAACTGTCCGGTGGACAGAAAAAGCGCGTCTTTCTGGCACGGGCGCTGGCTCAACAAGGCAGCGTGTTGCTGCTGGATGAGCCTTTCACCGGCGTAGACGTTAAAACAGAGAACGCGATTATCGACCTGCTCCGCACCTTGCGCGATGAAGGGCATTTGATTCTGGTGGCAACCCATAACCTCGGTAGCGTGCCTGAGTTTTGTGACAACGTTATCTTGGTCAATCGTACCGTTTTAGCCGCAGGGCCGACGCACAGCACCTTTACCCAAAGCAATTTGGAGAAAACGTTTGGGGGTGTTCTGCGACACATCAACCTCGGAGGTTCTCATCTTCACGATGATGACGATGTCCGCTCGGTGACCGTATTAACAGACGATGAGCGTCCGGCCGTGTTCTATGGGTCGACCAAGAGCGATCCTCCTGCGTCACGCGTGATACCGGAGGAGAAACAGCCCTGATGATCGATATCCTGTTGCAGCCATTCAGCTATAACTACATGGTCAAGGCGATCTGGGTCAGCGCGATTGTCGGCGGCGTGTGTGCTTTTCTTTCGGCGTACCTGATGCTGAAAGGCTGGTCGTTGATGGGCGATGCGCTCTCCCACTCTGTCGTCCCCGGTGTCGCAGGAGCCTATGCTCTGGGCCTGCCCTACGCGGCGGGTGCATTTTTTACCGGCATGCTCGCCGCACTGGCAATGACCCTGATTCGTCACATTACCCGATTGCGCGAAGATGCGATTATCGGCTTTATTTTCTCAACGTTTTTCGCTGTCGGCCTGCTGATTATTTCACTCAACCCGACATCGGTTAACGTGCAGTCCATCATTTTCGGCAATATTTTAGGCATCGCCGACGAAGATGTCCTGCAAGTTGAAATCATTATCGGCGTGACGTTCGTGATTCTCTGCCTGCTGTGGAAGGATCTGTTGGCCGTGTTCTTTGATGAGAACCATGCCCGCTCGATCGGTCTTTCCCCACTGAAGCTGAAAATTCTGTTCTTTACGCTGCTGAGTGCCTGTACGGTCGCGGCACTGCAAACTGTCGGCGCAATTTTGGTGATTGCGATGGTGATTACGCCCGGTGCCACCGCTTATCTGCTCACCGATCGATTTGGTCGTCTGGTTGTGATTTCTATTGCACTGGGTGCGATCACCAGCGCGGTTGGAGCGTACCTGAGTTTCTTCCTCGATGGCGCAACCGGTGGCGTGATTGTCACGTTGCAAACCGTCGTCTTCCTGTTGGCATTTGTCTTTGCACCCAAGCATGGGTTGCTGGCCTCGCGCCGCCTGCGGTTACGCGATCAATCAGGAGATGCATTATGACGCTCATTAGCTGGCTCATCGATCCCCTGTCTTACCCGTTTATGCAGCGTGCGCTACTTGCCGCCGTCGTCACCGGTACGGTCTGCGCCGT
This genomic interval from Pectobacterium aquaticum contains the following:
- a CDS encoding manganese/iron ABC transporter ATP-binding protein; amino-acid sequence: MSSDRAVQSLDVNDVSVTYSNGHQAIRHASFSLTGGTICALVGVNGSGKSTLFKSIMGLVKPTSGQVLLNQQPIYQALKQNRVAYVPQTEDVDWNFPVLVSDVVMMGRYGRMNFLRIPSKQDRAIVAESLERVGLSTLQHRQIGELSGGQKKRVFLARALAQQGSVLLLDEPFTGVDVKTENAIIDLLRTLRDEGHLILVATHNLGSVPEFCDNVILVNRTVLAAGPTHSTFTQSNLEKTFGGVLRHINLGGSHLHDDDDVRSVTVLTDDERPAVFYGSTKSDPPASRVIPEEKQP
- a CDS encoding metal ABC transporter permease codes for the protein MIDILLQPFSYNYMVKAIWVSAIVGGVCAFLSAYLMLKGWSLMGDALSHSVVPGVAGAYALGLPYAAGAFFTGMLAALAMTLIRHITRLREDAIIGFIFSTFFAVGLLIISLNPTSVNVQSIIFGNILGIADEDVLQVEIIIGVTFVILCLLWKDLLAVFFDENHARSIGLSPLKLKILFFTLLSACTVAALQTVGAILVIAMVITPGATAYLLTDRFGRLVVISIALGAITSAVGAYLSFFLDGATGGVIVTLQTVVFLLAFVFAPKHGLLASRRLRLRDQSGDAL